Proteins encoded together in one Shewanella oneidensis MR-1 window:
- a CDS encoding glycosyltransferase family 2 protein: MITPPSDLMGPVPIKLALVIPNYNHSAAISQALSELAALNLPCYLIDDGSNDETRYLLQSLAEQHDWVTLLQHPYNRGKGAAVMTGLRSAYRDGFTHALQVDADGQHNLSDIPAMLAKAQAKPDALISGKPEYDKSVPKGRLYGRYLTHFWVWVETLSFDIQDSMCGFRVYPLAATERLFSKQALTERMDFDIEILVKLYWQGVEILFHPTKVIYPENGVSHFQCVADNVRISKLHTRLFFGMLKRLPQLLRRKQAAKSTSSAHTATHWSAMKERGSYWGIKLLVESYRFGGHWLCRAIMYPVICYFFLTGKVSREASRDFLRRVQHLEPQHPQLNQPVGWRDSLNHFIAFGNAALDRIDAWCDRIQLSQVDFPDRQVLADQLESGKGAVLLVSHLGNLELCRAISIHQRKVKVNVMVLTSHAENFNNVLKQLNPNSSLNLIQVTELNPATSMLLQQKIEDGELVVIAGDRTSSHAQGRVVYAPFMGQDAAFPQGPFILAGLLDCPVYLMFCLREQGRYRVHLERFAETLKGPRAGRMERLQQAVYRYSERLEHYARREPLQWFNFFDFWRDDNQVNRATSAHKTTAALPEQERTTDRTEHL, from the coding sequence GTGATAACCCCGCCGAGTGATTTGATGGGCCCAGTCCCAATAAAGCTGGCGCTGGTGATCCCCAATTACAATCACAGTGCCGCCATCAGCCAAGCCTTATCCGAGCTTGCCGCCCTCAATCTGCCCTGCTATTTGATTGACGATGGCAGTAATGATGAGACCCGCTATCTGCTGCAATCCTTAGCGGAGCAACACGATTGGGTGACTTTGTTGCAACACCCCTACAATCGGGGCAAAGGCGCCGCTGTGATGACTGGGCTTCGCAGCGCCTATCGCGATGGTTTTACCCATGCGCTGCAGGTCGATGCCGACGGCCAACATAATCTGAGCGATATCCCCGCCATGCTGGCCAAGGCGCAGGCCAAGCCGGATGCGCTGATTTCGGGCAAACCCGAGTACGACAAGTCCGTCCCCAAGGGGCGACTCTATGGCCGTTATCTCACCCATTTTTGGGTATGGGTCGAAACCTTAAGCTTTGATATTCAAGATTCTATGTGCGGATTTAGGGTGTATCCCTTAGCCGCCACTGAGCGCCTCTTCAGCAAGCAAGCGCTGACAGAACGGATGGATTTTGATATCGAAATTCTAGTAAAACTCTACTGGCAGGGGGTGGAAATTCTGTTTCATCCCACCAAGGTCATTTATCCCGAAAATGGCGTCAGCCACTTTCAATGTGTGGCCGACAATGTGCGTATATCTAAGCTGCACACGCGGTTATTTTTCGGCATGTTAAAGCGTCTGCCGCAGCTGCTGCGCCGTAAACAAGCGGCTAAATCGACGTCATCCGCTCATACTGCGACCCATTGGTCAGCCATGAAGGAGCGCGGCAGTTATTGGGGCATCAAACTGTTAGTCGAAAGCTACCGCTTTGGGGGCCATTGGCTGTGCCGCGCCATTATGTATCCAGTGATTTGCTACTTCTTCCTGACCGGCAAAGTCAGCCGCGAGGCCTCGAGGGATTTTCTGCGCCGAGTGCAACACCTCGAACCGCAGCATCCTCAGCTTAATCAGCCTGTTGGCTGGCGCGACAGTCTGAATCACTTTATCGCCTTCGGAAATGCGGCGCTCGATAGAATCGATGCTTGGTGCGATCGCATCCAATTAAGCCAAGTGGACTTTCCAGACCGTCAAGTGCTCGCCGATCAGCTAGAAAGTGGCAAAGGTGCCGTGCTGCTGGTGTCCCACTTAGGCAATCTCGAGCTGTGCCGCGCGATTTCAATCCACCAGCGTAAGGTCAAAGTGAATGTCATGGTGTTAACCAGCCATGCCGAAAACTTTAATAATGTACTCAAGCAATTAAACCCCAATAGCTCGCTGAATTTGATTCAAGTAACCGAGCTAAATCCCGCAACCTCCATGCTATTACAACAAAAAATTGAAGACGGCGAGTTAGTGGTGATTGCAGGGGATAGAACCTCATCCCACGCCCAAGGGCGAGTCGTGTACGCGCCATTTATGGGTCAAGATGCAGCCTTCCCGCAGGGGCCATTTATTTTGGCCGGACTCTTAGATTGCCCGGTTTATCTGATGTTTTGCCTGCGTGAGCAAGGGCGTTATCGAGTGCATTTAGAACGCTTCGCCGAGACACTTAAAGGCCCACGAGCGGGCAGAATGGAACGACTCCAACAGGCCGTTTATCGCTACAGCGAACGCCTCGAACACTATGCAAGGCGTGAGCCCTTGCAATGGTTTAACTTCTTTGATTTTTGGCGGGATGATAACCAGGTTAACCGCGCGACATCCGCCCACAAAACGACAGCAGCACTCCCGGAGCAGGAGCGCACTACAGACAGGACAGAGCATTTATGA
- a CDS encoding acyl carrier protein has translation MQNREQILAMLTTILVDEFEIDADAITPDANLYEELDLDSIDAVDLVIKLQQLTGKKIQPDEFKSVRTVNDVVNAIEGLVKD, from the coding sequence ATGCAAAACCGTGAACAAATCCTCGCTATGCTGACCACGATTTTAGTGGATGAGTTTGAAATCGATGCCGACGCGATTACCCCCGACGCCAATCTTTACGAAGAATTAGATTTAGACAGCATTGATGCCGTCGATCTGGTGATAAAACTGCAGCAACTGACAGGCAAAAAAATTCAGCCCGATGAATTTAAATCAGTTCGCACCGTCAATGATGTGGTCAACGCCATTGAAGGCCTAGTGAAAGACTAA
- a CDS encoding AMP-binding protein: protein MTQLLKNWLIQGPFAQQLISFNHHDIVTGVLFTNQVAHFYEQLRQTPEQKWLLASDTSDLFAVGLCAALLAGKEIILPPNTQTGTLSELTHQFEGILSDKPLCESHAFILLNKELSLPTKPWPKSDTFGELLLFTSGSSGEPKAIGKSLRQLDAEVSVLEHTFAEHLPHCSVVSTVSHQHIYGLLFKILWPLAASRPFLSEQIEYPETLSYYTALLPNLCLISSPAQLSRLPKALEHERQLRSPSLVFSSGGPLSFTAAQGVAQCYGHLPIEIFGSTETGGIAYRRQHEADELWQVFEQITIDQDADDGALLLKSPYLADDQWLRCEDKIEPTTNGQFRLKGRLDRIVKIEEKRLSLAQMETLLCSHAYVEQAALVVLPQFKSQLGAVITLSPLGRSVHQEQGKLSINNALKAHLLTQFERVTLPRRWRYPDILPLNTQGKRVAAQLVELFDHD, encoded by the coding sequence ATGACACAGCTACTCAAAAACTGGTTAATCCAGGGGCCATTCGCCCAACAACTGATCAGCTTTAACCACCATGACATAGTCACAGGTGTTTTGTTTACCAATCAGGTGGCCCATTTTTATGAGCAGCTGCGCCAAACGCCTGAGCAAAAATGGCTACTGGCGAGTGATACCAGCGATCTGTTTGCCGTCGGCCTATGCGCCGCACTCTTGGCGGGTAAAGAAATTATTTTGCCGCCCAACACCCAAACCGGCACCTTGAGCGAACTAACACACCAATTTGAAGGCATATTGTCCGACAAACCATTGTGCGAAAGTCACGCTTTTATCCTATTGAATAAAGAGTTGAGCCTGCCCACCAAACCTTGGCCCAAGAGCGACACCTTTGGTGAACTGCTGCTGTTTACCTCGGGCAGCAGTGGCGAGCCTAAAGCCATTGGCAAAAGCTTACGCCAGCTTGATGCCGAAGTATCGGTGCTCGAGCATACCTTCGCCGAACATTTACCCCATTGCAGTGTGGTTTCAACCGTTTCCCATCAGCATATCTATGGCTTGCTGTTTAAAATTCTCTGGCCATTAGCCGCCAGTAGACCATTTTTAAGCGAGCAGATTGAATACCCTGAGACCTTAAGCTACTACACGGCGCTGTTGCCGAATTTGTGTTTAATCAGTAGTCCGGCACAATTATCCCGTTTGCCGAAGGCACTGGAACATGAACGCCAATTACGTTCACCCAGCTTGGTCTTTAGCTCCGGCGGCCCCTTAAGTTTCACCGCCGCCCAAGGTGTCGCCCAATGTTATGGCCATTTACCCATAGAGATTTTTGGCAGTACCGAAACCGGCGGTATTGCCTATCGCCGTCAACATGAGGCCGATGAACTTTGGCAAGTGTTTGAACAAATTACCATAGACCAAGACGCTGACGATGGCGCCCTGCTGCTTAAGTCACCCTATTTAGCCGACGATCAATGGTTACGCTGCGAAGATAAAATTGAGCCGACGACCAATGGCCAATTTAGACTCAAAGGCAGGCTCGATCGCATTGTTAAGATTGAAGAAAAACGCCTGTCGCTGGCGCAAATGGAGACCCTACTGTGTAGCCATGCCTATGTCGAGCAGGCCGCCTTGGTCGTATTGCCCCAGTTCAAATCCCAGTTAGGAGCCGTCATTACCCTGTCGCCATTGGGCCGTAGCGTGCATCAAGAGCAGGGAAAACTCAGTATCAACAATGCCTTAAAAGCGCATCTGCTGACCCAGTTTGAACGAGTAACCTTGCCGCGCCGCTGGCGTTACCCCGACATCCTACCGTTAAACACTCAGGGTAAGCGTGTCGCCGCCCAGCTAGTTGAGTTATTTGACCATGATTAA
- a CDS encoding thioester dehydrase gives MIKSSLPPILTSQIGPDSIELRLLVAADLEYFNGHFPEQAVLPGVTQLDWAVRLGCEHFGYSAAVANLEVLKFQQLILPGQEVTLVISHNATKEKLTFAYSDGDHRYASGRISFASKQDDGAAQ, from the coding sequence ATGATTAAGTCGAGTTTACCGCCGATACTCACGTCGCAGATCGGCCCTGATAGCATCGAATTACGCCTGCTGGTCGCCGCCGATCTCGAGTATTTTAACGGCCATTTCCCCGAGCAAGCCGTGCTCCCCGGCGTGACTCAACTCGATTGGGCCGTACGCTTAGGCTGCGAACACTTTGGTTACAGCGCTGCGGTCGCCAATCTAGAAGTACTAAAATTTCAGCAACTTATTCTGCCTGGGCAGGAAGTGACCTTAGTCATTAGTCATAATGCCACCAAGGAAAAACTCACCTTCGCCTACAGCGATGGCGACCACCGCTATGCCTCAGGCCGTATTAGCTTTGCCAGCAAACAAGATGATGGAGCGGCGCAGTGA
- a CDS encoding membrane protein: MRVLLQVLTALALIAYPVAVYLGLNYLPAGTIALVLCLLLIVRLMLQKQRVKTLALPLLVGIALTAGSFVAKRSDWLLYYPVVINLTMLALFSYSLYQGPSMIERLARLKEPDLPDEAIGYLKKVTLLWCGLFILNGTMAAYTASFTSLATWTLYNGLIAYVLMGLLLGGEWLYRSFWLKKT, translated from the coding sequence ATGCGCGTCCTGCTACAGGTGCTCACCGCACTCGCGCTGATCGCCTACCCAGTTGCCGTGTATTTGGGGCTAAATTATCTACCCGCAGGCACGATCGCCTTAGTGCTATGTCTGTTGTTGATAGTGCGTTTAATGCTGCAAAAGCAAAGGGTTAAAACCTTAGCCTTGCCTTTGCTTGTGGGGATTGCACTCACAGCCGGCAGTTTTGTGGCAAAGCGTAGTGACTGGCTGTTGTATTACCCAGTGGTGATTAACCTCACCATGTTAGCCCTGTTTAGCTATTCGCTATACCAAGGCCCAAGCATGATAGAGCGGCTCGCGCGGTTAAAAGAGCCTGATTTGCCGGATGAAGCCATAGGTTACCTTAAAAAAGTCACCCTCCTTTGGTGTGGCTTATTTATCTTAAATGGCACCATGGCGGCTTATACCGCCTCGTTTACCAGCTTAGCAACTTGGACTTTGTACAACGGTTTGATTGCATATGTACTCATGGGACTGCTCCTCGGTGGGGAATGGTTATATCGCAGCTTTTGGTTGAAGAAAACATGA
- a CDS encoding phosphopantetheine-binding protein produces MTLHNEIKQLIIDCLDLEDVSIDDIETDAPLFGDGLGLDSIDALELGLAIKKKFDVKIEANSDSTKAHFYSVASLAKFIESQRP; encoded by the coding sequence ATGACTTTACACAATGAAATTAAACAGTTAATTATCGACTGCCTCGACCTCGAAGATGTCAGTATTGATGATATTGAAACCGATGCGCCCCTATTTGGTGACGGACTCGGACTCGATTCTATCGACGCCCTCGAGTTAGGGTTAGCCATCAAAAAAAAATTTGATGTCAAAATCGAAGCCAACTCGGATAGCACTAAGGCACATTTTTACAGTGTGGCCAGCCTTGCTAAATTTATCGAATCACAGCGCCCATAG